A portion of the Natronococcus sp. AD-5 genome contains these proteins:
- a CDS encoding uS10/mL48 family ribosomal protein — MTFVTRLTLQSGDRAALDGIVEDIKSTAERKGAALKGPHSRPPEKLTVPQHARLHGDDERRFSSWEYTVFTRELEIHGHDNLARNIAEQNFPDSVHIEAEVEQIHGAGRGAN, encoded by the coding sequence ATGACCTTCGTCACTCGTCTCACGCTTCAGAGCGGCGACAGAGCCGCGCTCGATGGCATCGTCGAAGATATCAAGTCCACCGCCGAGCGGAAGGGGGCGGCGCTGAAAGGTCCTCACTCGCGCCCGCCGGAAAAACTGACCGTTCCCCAGCACGCTCGCCTGCACGGCGACGACGAGCGGCGGTTCTCCTCGTGGGAGTACACGGTCTTTACGCGCGAACTCGAGATTCACGGGCACGACAACCTCGCGCGCAACATCGCCGAACAGAACTTCCCGGATTCGGTCCACATCGAGGCCGAGGTCGAGCAGATCCACGGGGCGGGACGCGGCGCAAACTGA
- a CDS encoding bis(5'-nucleosyl)-tetraphosphatase, whose translation MAVEATSAGAILFRDTRGRREYLLLKSRPGDWEFPKGGVEGDEELQQTAIREVKEEAGIDQFRLLDGFREDYDYVFEANGKTIHKTVHLFIAKSFEASAELSNEHRDLQWRDYEQAVNTVTQDGPREILEEAHEFLDEILDEDEE comes from the coding sequence ATGGCAGTCGAAGCTACGAGCGCAGGCGCGATCCTCTTCCGCGATACGCGGGGCCGGCGCGAGTATCTTCTACTCAAGAGCCGCCCGGGCGACTGGGAGTTTCCGAAGGGCGGTGTCGAAGGAGATGAAGAGCTACAGCAGACGGCGATCCGCGAAGTAAAGGAAGAGGCAGGTATCGATCAGTTCCGACTACTCGACGGCTTTCGTGAGGACTACGACTACGTCTTCGAGGCGAACGGCAAGACGATCCACAAGACCGTTCATCTCTTTATCGCGAAATCCTTCGAGGCCAGCGCGGAGCTTTCGAACGAACACCGCGACCTCCAGTGGCGCGATTACGAACAGGCGGTCAACACCGTCACGCAGGACGGTCCGCGAGAAATCTTGGAGGAGGCACACGAGTTCCTCGACGAAATCCTAGACGAGGACGAGGAGTAA
- the ftsZ gene encoding cell division protein FtsZ, with translation MDSLIEDAIDEAENAEGEVPDASPAGQSAADGSDANSGTMTDDELEDVLQDLQTDITVVGCGGAGGNTINRMEEEGIHGAKLVAANTDVQHLVEIEADTKILMGEDKTGGRGAGSLPQVGEEAALESQEDIYDAIDGSDMVFVTAGLGGGTGTGSAPVVAKAARESGALTISIVTTPFTAEGEVRRTNAEAGLERLRDVSDTVIVVPNDRLLDSVGKLPVRQAFKVSDEVLMRSVKGITELITKPGLVNLDFADVRTVMERGGVAMIGLGESDSEAKAEDSVKTALRSPLLDVDISGASSALVNVTGGNDMSIEEAEGVVEEIYDRIDPDARIIWGTSIDETLEGSMRTMIVVTGVESPQIYGRGEGEAVQPGPAAEGDDIDFVD, from the coding sequence ATGGACTCTCTCATCGAAGACGCGATCGACGAGGCCGAGAACGCGGAGGGGGAGGTGCCCGACGCGTCGCCGGCCGGCCAGTCGGCCGCGGACGGATCGGACGCCAACAGCGGGACGATGACCGACGACGAACTGGAAGACGTTCTGCAGGATCTCCAGACCGATATCACGGTCGTCGGCTGCGGGGGAGCCGGCGGAAACACGATCAACCGGATGGAAGAGGAGGGAATCCACGGCGCGAAACTCGTCGCCGCGAACACCGACGTCCAGCACCTCGTGGAGATCGAGGCCGACACCAAGATCCTGATGGGCGAGGACAAGACCGGCGGCCGCGGCGCCGGCTCGCTCCCTCAGGTGGGCGAGGAAGCCGCCCTCGAGAGTCAGGAGGACATCTACGACGCGATCGACGGTTCCGACATGGTCTTCGTTACTGCCGGTCTCGGCGGTGGCACCGGTACCGGGTCTGCGCCCGTCGTCGCGAAAGCCGCCCGCGAGTCCGGAGCGCTCACGATTTCGATCGTCACCACGCCGTTCACCGCCGAGGGAGAGGTCCGCCGAACGAACGCCGAAGCCGGCCTCGAGCGCCTTCGCGACGTCTCCGACACCGTCATCGTCGTCCCGAACGACCGCCTGCTGGATTCCGTCGGTAAGTTGCCCGTCCGCCAGGCGTTCAAAGTCTCGGACGAGGTGCTGATGCGCTCGGTGAAGGGGATCACGGAACTGATCACGAAACCCGGCCTCGTCAACCTCGACTTCGCCGACGTTCGCACCGTGATGGAACGCGGCGGCGTCGCCATGATCGGCCTCGGCGAGTCCGACTCCGAAGCGAAGGCCGAAGACTCCGTCAAGACCGCCCTTCGATCGCCGCTGCTCGACGTCGACATCTCCGGCGCGAGTTCCGCGCTGGTTAACGTCACCGGCGGCAACGACATGTCCATCGAAGAGGCGGAGGGCGTCGTCGAGGAGATCTACGACCGGATCGACCCCGACGCCCGCATCATCTGGGGGACCTCGATCGACGAGACCCTCGAGGGCAGCATGCGAACGATGATCGTCGTCACGGGCGTCGAGTCGCCCCAGATCTACGGCCGCGGGGAGGGCGAAGCGGTCCAGCCCGGTCCCGCTGCGGAAGGCGACGACATCGACTTCGTCGACTGA
- a CDS encoding 2Fe-2S iron-sulfur cluster-binding protein produces MTEYTVEFVGTGETITCTDKETILSRCLEEGIAQEYSCRVGMCLACSAEILEGEVTQPAARGLTEEEAENYALTCMARPQSDLKLDRGKYPPSIEGNLESGAGNEPTPADD; encoded by the coding sequence ATGACAGAGTACACCGTCGAGTTCGTCGGCACGGGCGAGACGATCACCTGTACGGACAAGGAGACGATCCTCAGTCGCTGTCTCGAGGAGGGGATCGCCCAGGAGTACTCCTGCCGCGTCGGGATGTGTCTGGCCTGTTCGGCGGAGATTCTCGAGGGTGAGGTCACCCAGCCGGCGGCCCGCGGGCTCACGGAGGAGGAAGCCGAGAACTACGCGCTCACCTGCATGGCGCGGCCGCAGTCGGACCTCAAACTCGATCGCGGGAAGTACCCGCCGAGCATCGAGGGCAACCTCGAGTCGGGCGCCGGGAACGAACCGACGCCGGCCGACGACTGA
- a CDS encoding geranylgeranyl reductase family protein — MSTQEQSATAATPETRSPDVVVVGAGTAGCYAAATVAREGYDAVVLERKSADEAGHIACGDALKGADAFPESIPKSQIEPAFTNTDVDHGRFEIPQEDTVLEIPVPGELAVIDRWEYGKRIIEGADEAGAELHYDTVVQDVTQADDGRVTGVTAIRKGQPLEYEADIVIDAAGSLSVLQDNVDFSGSTFDTNVNYTHFCSAYREIVTVEEPVEWSDALVFKPTERAAGYLWYFPRTETEINAGLGFQMTEEPMELVEDLKRDLENRAEFDGAQVDDKLGAALPTRRPYDSAVHPGYMAVGDAAGHVNPTTGGGIAGAAYAGKYAADQAIEALETGDCGEATLWRYNQRVMDHFGARYAALDVYNILSTAVDVDDLMSLLAAMPGDKLAEALYSGSTDIGTKLKVEALLKSRGHWGTIWNLYRTKRRADELLAHYENYPSHPGALDSWQDRRDDLMEQVYETTGAEPKY; from the coding sequence ATGAGCACGCAGGAGCAGTCGGCCACCGCCGCGACACCCGAGACTCGATCCCCGGACGTGGTCGTCGTCGGCGCTGGAACCGCGGGCTGTTACGCCGCAGCGACCGTCGCACGCGAGGGCTACGACGCCGTCGTCCTCGAGCGCAAATCGGCGGACGAAGCGGGCCACATCGCCTGCGGGGACGCGCTGAAAGGCGCCGACGCCTTCCCCGAGTCGATCCCGAAATCGCAGATCGAACCCGCCTTCACCAACACGGACGTCGACCACGGCCGCTTCGAGATCCCCCAGGAGGACACCGTCCTCGAGATCCCCGTCCCCGGGGAACTGGCCGTCATCGACCGCTGGGAGTACGGAAAACGGATCATCGAGGGGGCCGACGAGGCCGGCGCCGAACTCCACTACGACACCGTCGTTCAGGACGTCACCCAGGCCGACGACGGCCGGGTGACCGGCGTCACGGCGATTCGAAAGGGCCAGCCCCTCGAGTACGAGGCCGACATCGTCATCGACGCCGCCGGTTCGTTGTCGGTGCTGCAGGACAACGTCGACTTCTCGGGTTCGACGTTCGATACGAACGTCAACTACACGCACTTCTGTTCGGCCTACCGCGAGATCGTCACCGTCGAGGAGCCCGTCGAGTGGTCCGACGCGCTCGTCTTCAAGCCGACCGAGCGGGCGGCGGGCTACCTCTGGTACTTCCCGCGCACGGAGACGGAGATCAACGCCGGACTCGGCTTCCAGATGACCGAGGAGCCGATGGAACTCGTCGAGGACCTAAAGCGCGACCTCGAGAACCGCGCCGAGTTCGACGGCGCGCAGGTCGACGACAAACTCGGCGCCGCGCTCCCGACCCGTCGGCCGTACGACTCCGCGGTGCATCCCGGCTACATGGCCGTGGGCGACGCCGCCGGCCACGTCAACCCGACCACCGGCGGCGGCATCGCCGGCGCCGCCTACGCCGGCAAGTACGCCGCCGACCAGGCGATCGAGGCGCTCGAGACCGGCGACTGCGGCGAGGCCACCCTCTGGCGGTACAACCAGCGCGTGATGGACCACTTCGGCGCCCGGTACGCCGCGCTGGACGTCTACAACATCCTCTCGACGGCGGTCGACGTCGACGACCTGATGAGCCTGCTCGCGGCGATGCCCGGCGACAAGCTCGCCGAAGCCCTCTATTCGGGGAGCACGGACATCGGCACGAAGCTCAAGGTCGAGGCCCTGCTCAAGAGCCGCGGCCACTGGGGCACCATCTGGAACCTCTACCGGACGAAGCGGCGGGCCGACGAACTGCTCGCCCACTACGAGAACTACCCGTCCCACCCCGGCGCGCTCGACAGCTGGCAGGACCGCCGCGACGACCTGATGGAGCAGGTTTACGAGACGACCGGGGCGGAGCCGAAGTACTAA
- a CDS encoding calcium/sodium antiporter — protein sequence MLSDVLLLAAGVVALYAGAELLVAGAGRLALGIGLRAATVGVTVIAFATTAPELFVATVGALDVSTDIGLGAVIGSNIANVGLVLGVAALIKPLSVSETVLKRHVPFMVVAAILLVAFGANGTLGRLEGTIFLLVLASFTAYLRRSVSADPAPVADTPEAGTGVEPRDVALVLGGLLVLVVGSRWLVAGGSELLLELGFSELFVGLTVLALGTSLPELAASAVGAIRDETAFAIGNVVGSNIYNVLAVLGVVALITPIEIASSTLRFELPVLVGFTVVLVAMMGYGRRLTRVDGAALVAGYVAFVYLLVP from the coding sequence ATGCTCTCGGACGTCCTTCTGCTCGCGGCCGGCGTCGTCGCCCTCTACGCCGGCGCGGAGTTGCTCGTCGCCGGCGCCGGCCGGCTCGCGCTCGGGATCGGCCTCCGGGCGGCGACCGTCGGCGTGACGGTGATCGCGTTCGCGACGACCGCGCCGGAGCTGTTCGTCGCGACCGTCGGCGCGCTCGACGTCTCGACGGACATCGGTCTCGGCGCGGTCATCGGCTCGAACATCGCGAACGTGGGACTGGTGCTCGGCGTCGCCGCGCTCATCAAGCCGCTTTCGGTCAGCGAGACCGTACTGAAGCGACACGTGCCGTTCATGGTCGTCGCGGCGATCCTGCTCGTCGCATTCGGAGCGAACGGAACTCTCGGTCGCCTCGAAGGAACGATTTTCCTGCTGGTTCTCGCCAGCTTCACCGCGTACCTGCGCCGCTCCGTCAGCGCCGATCCCGCGCCGGTCGCGGATACTCCCGAGGCCGGAACCGGCGTCGAACCTCGCGACGTCGCGCTCGTCCTCGGGGGGCTCCTCGTGCTCGTGGTCGGGTCGCGCTGGCTCGTCGCCGGCGGTTCCGAACTCCTGCTGGAACTGGGCTTTTCGGAGCTGTTCGTCGGGCTCACGGTGCTCGCGCTCGGTACCTCGCTGCCAGAACTCGCGGCGTCGGCCGTCGGCGCGATCCGCGACGAGACGGCATTCGCCATCGGAAACGTCGTCGGTTCGAACATCTACAACGTCCTCGCGGTGCTCGGCGTCGTCGCGCTGATCACGCCGATCGAGATCGCCTCGAGCACGCTCCGGTTCGAACTTCCCGTGCTGGTCGGCTTTACCGTCGTGCTGGTCGCGATGATGGGCTACGGCAGACGACTCACCCGCGTCGACGGGGCCGCGCTCGTCGCCGGCTACGTCGCGTTCGTCTACCTGCTGGTCCCCTGA
- a CDS encoding DUF5787 family protein codes for MIRPDDSEFAFELRTCRWAERAWPPADSPEADRATVVARQLGTKRRRWDTIVLECDRDALERRANFGPERLDSDLLHVVRNAPAEWAYYRDALPHPGYPWRYVREAIHRADDRGILETRKDGNRIEIRRKWTYPDWVDRIVAIENKPDLDASAARTLGAQLEYDVALALADEVWVATRETGERVEPVLFEDLPVEAGVLALDPAALAADVSWYPRSLAVDEPGTRILERPDGGSRDGSAARFEHLDPAEKSEIRLRIAERAYERGWRSFVDTMRPDCRHFALRGTDGVQLLPYCESKERCQTAAECSGSCPAFEPEPPIWRTRGWPIEGGPGKRIAQLLEDRRRRRRPGL; via the coding sequence ATGATCCGCCCGGACGACAGCGAGTTCGCCTTCGAGCTTCGAACGTGTCGCTGGGCCGAACGCGCGTGGCCCCCGGCGGACTCCCCCGAGGCCGATCGGGCGACCGTCGTCGCCCGCCAGCTCGGGACGAAGCGCCGTCGCTGGGACACGATCGTCCTCGAGTGCGACCGCGACGCCCTCGAGCGGCGCGCGAACTTCGGACCGGAACGGCTCGATAGCGATCTCTTACACGTCGTTCGGAACGCCCCCGCCGAGTGGGCGTACTACCGCGACGCGCTCCCTCATCCCGGCTACCCGTGGCGGTACGTCCGCGAGGCGATCCACCGAGCCGACGACCGCGGCATCCTCGAGACCCGCAAGGACGGCAACCGCATCGAGATCCGTCGGAAGTGGACCTATCCCGATTGGGTGGACCGCATCGTCGCCATCGAGAACAAGCCCGACCTCGACGCGAGCGCCGCCCGCACGCTGGGCGCGCAGCTCGAGTACGACGTCGCGCTCGCGCTCGCCGACGAGGTCTGGGTCGCCACCCGGGAGACCGGCGAGCGCGTCGAACCGGTGCTCTTCGAGGACCTGCCGGTCGAGGCCGGCGTGCTCGCGCTCGATCCCGCGGCGCTCGCCGCCGACGTCTCGTGGTACCCGCGCTCGCTCGCGGTCGACGAGCCGGGAACGCGAATCCTCGAGCGGCCGGACGGCGGGAGCCGGGACGGCTCCGCCGCCCGGTTCGAGCACCTCGACCCCGCGGAGAAAAGCGAGATCCGGCTTCGGATCGCAGAGCGCGCCTACGAGCGCGGCTGGCGCTCGTTCGTCGATACGATGCGTCCCGACTGTCGCCACTTCGCGCTGCGCGGAACCGACGGGGTGCAGTTGCTCCCTTACTGCGAGTCCAAGGAACGCTGTCAGACGGCCGCGGAGTGTTCCGGCTCCTGTCCCGCCTTCGAGCCGGAGCCGCCGATCTGGCGGACCCGCGGCTGGCCCATCGAAGGCGGACCCGGAAAACGGATCGCGCAGTTGCTCGAGGATCGTCGACGCCGTCGACGACCCGGGCTGTAG
- a CDS encoding NUDIX hydrolase codes for MNETQDVTYVHKACAYITRETGELLVFEGPGHDGLQIPKGTLETGESPREGLFREVEEESGLENLHGTRHVTTDVWTRRRSPPKRYVRHFFHATVHEPRDQWNHTVADGGDEHGAEFEFEWVEPTTRQEFALDLDDYVQLLSTETPRREQPIASD; via the coding sequence ATGAACGAGACGCAGGACGTGACGTACGTCCACAAGGCCTGCGCGTACATCACGCGAGAGACGGGCGAGTTGCTCGTATTCGAGGGACCGGGCCACGACGGCCTGCAAATCCCGAAGGGGACGCTCGAGACGGGCGAATCCCCCCGAGAGGGGCTGTTCCGGGAAGTCGAAGAAGAGAGCGGGCTCGAGAACCTGCACGGAACGCGACACGTCACGACGGACGTCTGGACTCGCCGCCGGTCGCCCCCGAAGCGCTACGTGCGCCACTTCTTCCACGCGACGGTCCACGAACCGCGCGACCAGTGGAACCACACGGTCGCCGACGGCGGCGACGAGCACGGCGCCGAGTTCGAGTTCGAGTGGGTCGAGCCGACGACCCGTCAGGAATTCGCGCTGGATCTCGACGACTACGTACAGCTCCTCTCAACGGAGACTCCGCGACGGGAGCAACCGATCGCCTCCGACTAA
- a CDS encoding amidohydrolase, producing the protein MTDETLVSLRRDLHRKPEPAWREFYTTARIVEELESRVDLDELHVGRDAIAAEHRMGVPDEAELTAWYEQAREYDVDESVLESLEGGYTGAVAVLEKGEGPTVGLRVDIDGLPRAEADDGDHAPAAKGFRSEHEGAMHACGHDAHATIGIGALERVADSDFSGTLKVFFQPAEEVVGGGKSMAKSEHIRDVDHLLALHIGLDHPTGEVVAGIDGFLAVRHLEATFSGEPAHAGGHPEQGRNAVQAMATAVQNCYAIPRHSDGATRVNPGVVEGGSAANVIPEEARIVAEVRGETTELMEYMHDRAERVLKSAAEMHDCEVEIEIGAAAPSATSDQELVDIVADVADGVAGVETILERDQLGGSEDATFLMREVQQNGGTACYVGVGTDHPGGHHTATFDVDEPSIGHAAETLAGAIERIGLEHE; encoded by the coding sequence ATGACCGACGAGACGCTCGTTTCGTTGCGCCGCGACCTGCACCGCAAACCGGAACCCGCCTGGCGCGAGTTCTACACCACGGCCAGAATCGTCGAGGAACTCGAGTCTCGGGTCGACCTCGACGAACTCCACGTCGGCCGGGACGCGATCGCCGCCGAGCACCGGATGGGCGTTCCCGACGAGGCCGAACTGACCGCCTGGTACGAGCAGGCCCGCGAGTACGACGTCGACGAGTCCGTCCTCGAGTCGCTCGAGGGCGGCTACACGGGCGCCGTCGCCGTTCTCGAGAAGGGCGAGGGACCGACCGTCGGCCTCCGCGTCGACATCGACGGCCTGCCGCGGGCCGAAGCCGACGACGGCGACCACGCCCCCGCGGCGAAGGGGTTCCGCTCGGAACACGAGGGCGCGATGCACGCCTGCGGGCACGACGCCCACGCGACGATCGGTATCGGCGCGCTCGAGCGGGTCGCCGATAGCGACTTCTCGGGGACGCTGAAGGTGTTCTTCCAGCCCGCCGAGGAGGTCGTCGGCGGCGGGAAGTCGATGGCAAAGAGCGAGCATATCCGGGACGTCGACCACCTGCTCGCGCTCCACATCGGCCTGGACCACCCGACCGGCGAAGTCGTCGCGGGGATCGACGGCTTCCTCGCGGTGCGCCACCTCGAGGCGACCTTCTCCGGCGAACCCGCCCACGCGGGCGGCCACCCCGAGCAGGGTCGCAACGCCGTCCAGGCGATGGCGACTGCGGTCCAGAACTGCTACGCCATCCCGCGCCACAGCGACGGCGCGACGCGGGTCAACCCGGGCGTCGTCGAAGGTGGCAGCGCCGCGAACGTCATCCCCGAGGAGGCCCGGATCGTCGCCGAGGTCCGGGGCGAGACGACCGAGCTGATGGAGTACATGCACGACCGCGCCGAGCGGGTGCTCAAGTCCGCCGCCGAGATGCACGACTGCGAGGTCGAGATCGAGATCGGCGCCGCCGCGCCGAGCGCGACGAGCGACCAGGAACTCGTCGATATCGTCGCCGACGTCGCGGACGGCGTCGCCGGCGTGGAGACCATTCTCGAGCGCGACCAACTCGGCGGCAGCGAGGACGCGACGTTCCTGATGCGGGAGGTCCAGCAGAACGGCGGCACGGCCTGCTACGTCGGCGTCGGAACCGACCACCCCGGCGGCCACCACACCGCGACGTTCGACGTCGACGAGCCGAGTATCGGCCACGCCGCTGAGACGCTTGCGGGCGCGATCGAGCGGATCGGCCTCGAGCACGAATAA
- a CDS encoding D-aminoacyl-tRNA deacylase, which translates to MIAIVESRADRASVRICDRLRELADWTAREDDFRPDADGGGTYYRLENAELRSFDDLHLELERPAAAFDRDPDLLVFASRHSGDTGALLTGHFTGNFGSAEFGGEDGALAEACPSALARLLEAFDEHAPAGYDVGMECTHHGPSDVGCPSLFAELGSGDEQWDDPAGAEAVARAVLELRDVDPHRDKQFVGFGGNHYAPRFERVVRETPWAVGHVAADWALEAMGHPENHRAVLERAFEASRADVAVLDGEWPVLEETLADLDRRIVGETWLREVGDRPLDLVDAVESELGTVERGVRFGDRRDGSFAVVDLPEELLETAEGIDPDRVREIVERHSVAFDTENGGSRVGTRAAVAEREMRRRIVEEVAGVLEAKYESVAVEGDAVVAEELAFDPERARTLGVPEGPEFGALASGEPVTVDGETIKPETVHRERTRRFPI; encoded by the coding sequence GTGATCGCAATCGTCGAGAGCCGCGCCGACCGCGCGTCCGTCCGCATCTGCGACCGCCTCCGCGAGCTCGCCGACTGGACGGCCCGCGAGGACGACTTCCGTCCGGACGCCGACGGCGGCGGCACCTACTACCGACTCGAGAACGCGGAACTCCGCTCCTTCGACGACTTACATCTCGAACTCGAGCGCCCGGCCGCAGCGTTCGACCGCGACCCCGACCTGCTCGTGTTCGCGTCGCGCCACTCGGGCGACACCGGCGCCCTGCTCACGGGCCACTTCACGGGGAACTTCGGATCGGCCGAGTTCGGCGGCGAGGACGGCGCGCTGGCGGAAGCGTGTCCGAGCGCCCTCGCTCGGCTGCTCGAGGCCTTCGACGAGCACGCCCCGGCCGGGTACGACGTCGGTATGGAGTGTACCCACCACGGGCCGAGCGATGTCGGCTGCCCGTCGCTGTTCGCCGAACTCGGCAGCGGCGACGAGCAGTGGGACGACCCCGCCGGCGCGGAGGCGGTCGCCCGCGCCGTCCTCGAGCTACGCGACGTCGATCCTCACCGCGATAAGCAGTTCGTCGGCTTCGGCGGCAACCACTACGCGCCGCGGTTCGAGCGGGTCGTCCGGGAGACGCCGTGGGCGGTCGGCCACGTCGCCGCCGACTGGGCGCTCGAGGCGATGGGCCATCCCGAGAATCACCGGGCGGTCCTCGAGCGGGCGTTCGAAGCGAGCCGGGCCGACGTGGCCGTGCTCGACGGCGAGTGGCCGGTGCTCGAAGAGACGCTGGCCGACCTCGACCGTCGGATCGTCGGCGAAACCTGGCTGCGCGAAGTCGGCGACCGGCCGCTCGACCTCGTCGACGCCGTCGAGTCGGAACTCGGCACCGTCGAGCGCGGCGTCCGGTTCGGCGACCGTCGCGACGGCTCGTTCGCGGTCGTCGACCTCCCCGAAGAGTTGCTCGAGACCGCGGAAGGGATCGATCCCGATCGGGTTCGCGAGATCGTCGAGCGCCACAGCGTCGCGTTCGACACCGAGAACGGCGGAAGCCGCGTCGGCACGCGGGCCGCCGTGGCGGAACGCGAGATGCGACGACGGATCGTCGAGGAGGTCGCCGGCGTGCTCGAGGCGAAGTACGAGTCGGTGGCGGTCGAGGGCGACGCCGTCGTCGCCGAGGAACTGGCCTTCGATCCGGAACGCGCCCGCACGCTCGGCGTTCCCGAGGGACCGGAGTTCGGCGCGCTCGCCTCCGGCGAGCCGGTCACGGTCGACGGGGAAACCATCAAACCCGAAACAGTTCACCGCGAGCGGACGCGCCGGTTCCCGATCTGA